In Mangifera indica cultivar Alphonso chromosome 1, CATAS_Mindica_2.1, whole genome shotgun sequence, a single genomic region encodes these proteins:
- the LOC123229001 gene encoding long chain base biosynthesis protein 1-like isoform X1 gives MESLHFKLVNTTLNWVTLALDAPSARAVVFGVHIGGHLFVELLLLVVILFLLSQKSYKPPKRPLTKKEIDELCDEWVPESLIPPITEEMRYESPVLESAAGPHTIINGKEVVNFASANYLGFIGHKKLLESCTSALEKYGVGSCGPRGFYGTIDVHLDCEARIAKFLGTPDSILYSYGLSTMFSAIPCFCKKGDLIVVDEGVHWGIQNGLYLSRSTIVYFKHNDMESLRKTLERVTAENKRAEKLRRYIVVEAVYQNSGQIAPLDEIIRLKEKYRFRVVLDESNSFGVLGSSGRGLTEHHGVPIEKIDIITAAMGHALATEGGFCTGSSRVVDHQRLSSSGYVFSASLPPYLASAAITAIDVLDENPNLITKLKENIAVLWKGLSDICGLTIASNPESPIVFLRLEKSTGSQKSDLQLLEDIADRALKEDSVLIVASKRSVLDKCCLPVGVRLFVSAAHTESDLKKAFESLKRVSAAVLRDYN, from the exons ATGGAATCACTTCATTTCAAATTAGTTAATACAACACTGAACTGGGTGACCTTGGCTCTAGATGCTCCTTCTGCCCGAGCTGTTGTTTTTGGAGTGCACATTGGCG GCCATTTGTTTGTtgaacttcttcttcttgtggTCATTCTTTTCCTACTTTCCCAGAAAAGTTACAAACCTCCCAAGCGCCCACTCACGAAGAAG GAAATAGATGAGCTATGCGATGAGTGGGTTCCAGAATCCCTTATTCCTCCTATCACGGAAGAGATGCGATATGAATCCCCAGTACTGGaaag TGCTGCTGGGCCACATACAATAATTAACGGAAAAGAAGTTGTGAATTTTGCTTCAGCAAATTATCTTGGATTTATTGGACACAAGAAGTTACTT gaaTCATGCACCTCTGCATTGGAGAAATATGGTGTTGGTTCTTGTGGTCCTCGTGGCTTCTATGGAACGATAG ATGTTCATCTTGATTGTGAGGCCAGAATTGCCAAGTTTTTGGGAACTCCTGATTCAATCCTCTATTCTTATGGACTTTCTACCATGTTCAGTGCAATTCCCTGTTTCTGTAAAAAAGGAGATCTTATTGTTGT GGATGAGGGAGTGCATTGGGGAATACAAAATGGCCTTTATCTATCTAGAAGTACCATTGTATACTTCAAGCACAATGATATGGAATCATTACGAAAAACTCTGGAAAGAGTTACTGCAGAGAATAAGCGTGCTGAGAAACTGCGGCGTTACATTGTGGTTGAAGCCGTGTACCAG aattcgggCCAAATAGCTCCGTTGGATGAGATAATCAGATTGAAGGAGAAATATCGGTTCCGTGTTGTGTTGGATGAAAGTAATTCATTTGGTGTACTTGGATCATCTGGAAGAGGCCTTACTGAACACCATGGGGTTCCA ATTGAGAAGATAGATATTATAACAGCTGCTATGGGGCATGCATTAGCCACCGAAGGAGGATTCTGCACTGGAAGTAGTAGAGTGGTTGATCACCAA CGTTTGAGCAGTTCTGGTTATGTTTTTTCTGCTTCTTTGCCTCCATATCTTGCAAGTGCTGCAATTACTGCTATTGATGTCCTCGACGAAAACCCAAATCTGATAACAAAGCTAAAGGAAAACATTGCTGTATTATGGAAAG GTTTATCGGACATTTGTGGCCTGACAATTGCAAGCAATCCAGAATCACCTATTGTGTTTCTTAGACTTGAAAAGTCAACAGGGTCACAAAAAAGTGACCTTCAGCTGCTTGAAGATATTGCCGATCGT GCTTTGAAGGAAGACTCAGTGTTGATAGTGGCTTCAAAAAGATCCGTACTTGATAAATGCTGTCTGCCAGTAGGAGTTAGGTTATTTGTTTCTGCTGCTCATACAGAGTCTGATCTGAAGAAAGCATTCGAGTCATTAAAGAGAGTTTCAGCAGCGGTGCTGAGGGATTATAATTGA
- the LOC123229001 gene encoding long chain base biosynthesis protein 1-like isoform X2 — protein MLLLPELLFLECTLAEIDELCDEWVPESLIPPITEEMRYESPVLESAAGPHTIINGKEVVNFASANYLGFIGHKKLLESCTSALEKYGVGSCGPRGFYGTIDVHLDCEARIAKFLGTPDSILYSYGLSTMFSAIPCFCKKGDLIVVDEGVHWGIQNGLYLSRSTIVYFKHNDMESLRKTLERVTAENKRAEKLRRYIVVEAVYQNSGQIAPLDEIIRLKEKYRFRVVLDESNSFGVLGSSGRGLTEHHGVPIEKIDIITAAMGHALATEGGFCTGSSRVVDHQRLSSSGYVFSASLPPYLASAAITAIDVLDENPNLITKLKENIAVLWKGLSDICGLTIASNPESPIVFLRLEKSTGSQKSDLQLLEDIADRALKEDSVLIVASKRSVLDKCCLPVGVRLFVSAAHTESDLKKAFESLKRVSAAVLRDYN, from the exons ATGCTCCTTCTGCCCGAGCTGTTGTTTTTGGAGTGCACATTGGCG GAAATAGATGAGCTATGCGATGAGTGGGTTCCAGAATCCCTTATTCCTCCTATCACGGAAGAGATGCGATATGAATCCCCAGTACTGGaaag TGCTGCTGGGCCACATACAATAATTAACGGAAAAGAAGTTGTGAATTTTGCTTCAGCAAATTATCTTGGATTTATTGGACACAAGAAGTTACTT gaaTCATGCACCTCTGCATTGGAGAAATATGGTGTTGGTTCTTGTGGTCCTCGTGGCTTCTATGGAACGATAG ATGTTCATCTTGATTGTGAGGCCAGAATTGCCAAGTTTTTGGGAACTCCTGATTCAATCCTCTATTCTTATGGACTTTCTACCATGTTCAGTGCAATTCCCTGTTTCTGTAAAAAAGGAGATCTTATTGTTGT GGATGAGGGAGTGCATTGGGGAATACAAAATGGCCTTTATCTATCTAGAAGTACCATTGTATACTTCAAGCACAATGATATGGAATCATTACGAAAAACTCTGGAAAGAGTTACTGCAGAGAATAAGCGTGCTGAGAAACTGCGGCGTTACATTGTGGTTGAAGCCGTGTACCAG aattcgggCCAAATAGCTCCGTTGGATGAGATAATCAGATTGAAGGAGAAATATCGGTTCCGTGTTGTGTTGGATGAAAGTAATTCATTTGGTGTACTTGGATCATCTGGAAGAGGCCTTACTGAACACCATGGGGTTCCA ATTGAGAAGATAGATATTATAACAGCTGCTATGGGGCATGCATTAGCCACCGAAGGAGGATTCTGCACTGGAAGTAGTAGAGTGGTTGATCACCAA CGTTTGAGCAGTTCTGGTTATGTTTTTTCTGCTTCTTTGCCTCCATATCTTGCAAGTGCTGCAATTACTGCTATTGATGTCCTCGACGAAAACCCAAATCTGATAACAAAGCTAAAGGAAAACATTGCTGTATTATGGAAAG GTTTATCGGACATTTGTGGCCTGACAATTGCAAGCAATCCAGAATCACCTATTGTGTTTCTTAGACTTGAAAAGTCAACAGGGTCACAAAAAAGTGACCTTCAGCTGCTTGAAGATATTGCCGATCGT GCTTTGAAGGAAGACTCAGTGTTGATAGTGGCTTCAAAAAGATCCGTACTTGATAAATGCTGTCTGCCAGTAGGAGTTAGGTTATTTGTTTCTGCTGCTCATACAGAGTCTGATCTGAAGAAAGCATTCGAGTCATTAAAGAGAGTTTCAGCAGCGGTGCTGAGGGATTATAATTGA